Below is a genomic region from Armatimonadota bacterium.
CACGAAGCCCAGGAAGATCGTGGAGATATTGGTGACGATACCCGTGGCCACACCCGGCAGGATGCGTTCGGTGCCCTGGGTGAAGTCGATCCAGGGGATGGGCAGAATCTGGATCGGCTGGACGAGGATGACATCGGTCAGCGTTGGGATGGCGACGTAGATGAGGCCGAAACCGATGCCGATCATGCTGCCGATGGAGAAGATGCGCCAGCGCCAGGTTTCCTCCTTCTTCGAAGCCTCGGCAAGGGCGGTCGCTCCCTGCGCCGCGATAGGAGCCATAGGGAAAGGCAGTTTTTCACCGTCGGAGGTGAGCCGGAACAGGGTGTATCCGAAGGTGAACCAGGCGACGCGGCTGAAGACCTGGGTCAGCAGAAGCACGGTGATCGCAGGGACCCAGTCGGGGTGCATGAAAGTCCGCAGGCGGATGGCTTCGGAAGTCCCCGGCGGCGCGACCCAGTTCGGCACCTGGTCCCCGAGGCCGGCCGGTGCCGCGGAGCGGAAGAACTGGTTCCAGATCAGCATCGCGAAGGGCCCGCCGGACAGTGCTAGCTGCCCGATCATCGCCGTGAGGCCGCCGGCGATGTAGTACAATACGTAGACTTCCTGTTTGGACAGTTGCGTGAACGAACGCCGGGCCACCTCGGTGAAGAGAATAATCGTGGTCCACTCGGCGGCCGGGCCCATGGACTGGCCGACCACGAGCCCGAGGTATATGGACCCGGGCATCATGACGAAGCCGATGAACAGTGCGCCGAGGATAGTCTTCAGCCCGAACCCATCCGCGTAGGTCTCGGGCGCTTCCATCAGCGAGCGGTACTGCGCCAGTTCCTGGGCCTCTCGCATCTGCATAGGCGTCTACTCCGCAGCGGACTACAGTATGCCAAGCCTGGGCGTCCGCGGTTTGCGTCCGAGGCGATCCGCCGCCTCAGACGACATTGACCACTTTGCGAACCCACTATTTCGCCGCCCGCGCAACCATTCCTTCCCCGCAAAACAGTGAAGGCCGGCGCATTGCACCGGCCTTCGTAAGAATTGGCGCCCGCCTCTCGTCACTGCTCCATCGCGGCTTTCATCTCCTGCAGGATGCGCGGCAGTTCGGGGGAGGCGAAAATCGCGACGGCTCGCAGGCTCGCACGATCCTGTGCCTTGCCCCCTCTCGCCACCACCAGCGCGTCGGCGGTCAGCAGGCTCATCCCCGAGGGCATGAGGGCCTGCAGGTCTCCGGCAAGTTCTTCGATTTCCCGGGAGATGCCCTCCGGGCCCAGTTCGCGGAGGCGATCCAGGAACGCGGGCAGTGCCTGCTGCGCGGCCTGCTTCTCAGCTGCGTCCGCGATGTTCAGGACGAGTCCGGCAATTGCGGCGTCGCGAACCGCCGGCCAGTCTTCGGCCGCGGCGGCAACCGCCGCCGCCAGTATCTTCAGGTTCGCCCGGGCCACCTGCTCCTGCGGTCTGTCCGCGGCCCGTTCCGCGATCTGCGGCTGCCGGAGCAGGAGCATCTGGCTGGGCGTGAGTATCTCCCGCAAGGCGGCCTCGATCTGGGGAAGGAACCTTGCACGCATCCTGCCGGCCCCGGTTAGCTTCAGCACTCCGTTGAGCACGACAGTGTCCTCGCGCGTCATCTCGCCGCCCCGAAGCAGCCGGGCCTTGATTTCCGTAAGCTCTCGGAGGGTCTGCTCATTGAAGGAAGCCTCAGTTTCGGCAATCCCCAGTTTCGCATACATTGCGAGTACCTGGTCGATCTGGGGGACGGTGAGCTTCAATGGTGCGATCTGGCGGAGGAGTTCGATGTCCTCGAGCAAGCGCGGACCATCCTCGGGAGCGGGTGCAGCGCATACCACCAGAGACAACAGGGCAACAGAGATCAGCCAGCCAATACGGTACATTCTGCGACCTCCCGGAGCACGGCATGCAAAGGTAGACGTGCGACAAGCGGATGAGTTCAGCCTGCGCCGGAGCTACTGCCGTTCAACCGCGGCTTTGACCCGCTCGTAGTTGAGCTTCACCGAACCGTCGCCGGGGCGCAATTTCATGAGTTCCTCCCAGACCGCCAGGGACTTCTCAGTCTTCCCGAGACGTTCCAGACAGTGGGCATAGGTGCGGTATGCCAGGTGGTCGCCTTTGAGTGCCACGGCCTGTGACAGCGGCGGCTCGGCCTTCTGGTACTCGCCGATGTTGAAGTAGTGGAACCCCAGAGCGTTCCAGGAGTCCGGGTCCATGGGCGCCGCGCCGATGGCCCTGTGGAGCGTGCCGATTGCGTCCACATTGCGCCCCATGCTCCATTCCAGCCAGGCGATCACGGAATAGGTCTCCACGTAATCGGGATCCAGAAGGATGCTAGCTTCGCTGCAGCGGATTGCCTGGTCGTAATCGCCGCAATGATACCACCAGTCTGACTCGGCGATGAGCACATCCGCGGCTTGCTCCCACATTTGCTCTTCAGGCATTTGGGGACTCTCGGCAGGCTTCAGGGGTAGGTCATCAACGGGTGGCGGCGCCACGTATGGGGTTGAGAGCGCGCCTTCAATCGCCTTGACTGCAACTGGCGGTGCGCCGTTCAGGGCTTGCCGGAGTTCCCGCACGATCAGGCGCCGTGCGGTTGGGTCGTTGCCCTGGATATGCCAGAGCGCCAAAGCTGCATAATAACGCACCCAGGGCGGCTGACCGCGAAGGGCGGCGATGGAACCGTGCATGCCGCGCCGATCCCCCATGCAGCCCAGGGCAATCGCCGCGTGGATGCGGACCTGCCGCCAGTCGTCGTTGAGAGCGCGCACCAGCGCCGGGGTAGCATCGGGGGAGCCGATCTGGCCCAACAGGAAGGCCGCTCGCTCGCGGGGTGCATGGTCCGGGGACTGCAGCGCGGTGAGCAAGAGGGGCACGGCGGCCACGTCCTGCCTGAGCAACGGCAGCGGCGCCCAGGTGGGACGGCTGGGCAGGGATGCAAGCTGATCAAAGCGGCCGAGATGCTCAGCGTCGGAGTTGTCGGAGTTCTCCGACGCAGGAGCCATCGGTGCGGGCGGTTCCATCATCGGTGCGCCGGGACCGGGCGGGGCTGCCATGCACATAGGGCCCAGAAGCGCGGCGATGAACATCACAATGCCCCTGCCCACGCCGGCGGTGCTGGCTGTCCCGCCTGATCGAATGTCCAGGTAGACTCCTGTGTTCATGGTGGGCTCCCATCTCCGCGCTAGGCGGCATGGAGGTGTCGTCCTTCACAGGAGAACGCCTTGGGAGGCCGGGAATATCCCGTGTTCCGCGTTTGGGAGAGGATCGCAGAGGGTATATTTTGTTTGCAATAGGGCAGCAGACGAAGCCATTGAAACCATTCGCGCAGAGTACCTTACCAACCTGCGAGGGGCGCAGGCGAAGAAGGGAAGCGGTCGTCAAATAGATAATCTCGCAGTTGCGACCCGAGCCCGTCTGGCCTAACCTGCCGAAGCGACGATTTTGGTGGAATGTCGGAAACGACCCACCCGGGGAGTCCTTCTCCCAAATGCAGGCAGCGAAGGCAGAGCAGAGGCGGGCTCGCGCATTTCCACGAGGCGATGAACTAGTCTGCCCGGTAGAGAACAAGAAACGGGGACGGATGCAATTCATTCCGTCCCCGTTGTGCTGTCTGACCGATAGCGTGCCGACTACACCATGAGCGCTTTGATATTCGCCAGGATCTTCTCGGGCGTCGGCAGATTCTCCTCCTCGAGGGTGGCCGCCATTGGTGGGGGCACATCGTGTGCGGACACGATGCGCGCGGGCTTCTTCAGGGATGCGAAACAACGCTCCTGCACTTTGTAGGCGATGTGTTCGGCGAAACAACCCACGGAGGGCGCCTGCACGACGCAGACCAGCCTTCCGGTCTTCTCCACCGACGCCGCGATGGTGTCTACGTCCAGCGGCACCAGGGTTCGAGGGTCAACGACCTCGACCGAAATCCCCTCAGCCTCGGCCAGCGCCGCAGCTTCCATGGCCCGGTGGTACATCCAGCTGTAGGCCACCACTGTGACGTCTGTACCCTCGCGGCCTACTCGAGCGACCCCGATGGGAATGGTGTAGTCGGTAGCCGGCACTTCGTCGGTGAAGGTGTAGCAGTGTTGATGCTCAATGAACACCACCGGGTTGTCATCGCGGATCGCGGACTTGAGCAGGCCCTTGACATCATAGGCGGTGCTGGGGGCGATGACTTTGAGCCCGGGGAACATGGTGGCCACGGCCTCCAGGCTCTGTGAGTGTTGCCCCGCATAGCCTTTCCCGCCACCGATGGTAGTGCGGACAACCATTGGGAGCTTGGCCTTGCCGCCGAACATGTAGCGGTTCTTCGCGGCCTGGTTGCCAAGCTGGTCCATGGTCATGAGAATGAAGTCGATATACATCAGCTCAACCACGGGACGCAAGCCGGCCATGGATGCGCCTGCAGCAGTGCCGATTATCGCGGCTTCGGAGATCGCGGTATTGAAGACCCGCTCGCGCCCGAAGACCTCGAACAACCCCTTGGTAGCCTGGAAAGCGCCGCCGTAATCGGCCACATCCTCACCGTACAGGACCACGCGCTTGTCGCGCAGCATCTCCTCCATGAGCGCCTCGATGACCGCGTGGCGGTACAGGATGCGACCCTGTGCATCGCGCTTCTGCACGAAAGGCTCGGAGACGAGGGACTCCCTCGGGGTTGCCCATTTCGGATCGAGGTCGTCGGAGGTAGTGTCCGCGAACAGGCCCTCGTAGATGGTGGACGGGTCGGGATCATGGGCCTCGTACGCGAACAGGGTCGCGCGCTCGATGCGCTCACGGGCGATATCCCGGATGAGCCGGATTTCGTCCTTGGAGGCGACCTCGTGCTTCACGAGAGCGGTTGCGTAGAGCTTGATCGGGTCAACCTTCTGCCAGGCGTCCTCTTCTTCCTGGCTGCGGTAGGTCTCCCGGGTGTCGCTCAGGGAATGGCCCATATAGCGGTAGGTCATGCACTCGAGCAGCACGGGCCCCTGTCCATTCCGGCACAGGTCGGCCGCGCGGGAGACTGCGTCGCGCACCGCCAGGACGTCCATTCCGTTGACCACTTCGGCGTGCATGTTCTGCAGGTTGTAGCCCGCTCCGCGCCGCGCGAGGTAATCAACGCCCGTAACCTCGCCGCGTTCCTGCCCGGTCATGCCATACTGGTTATTCTCGATGAGGAAGATCACCGGGCAGCCTTGCTTGAACTGAGCCATGCTGGCGAAGTTGTAAGCCTCGTGAGCGATACCATTGTTGGTGGCGCCATCGCCGACGATGCATAGGCAGAGGCGGTCCTGCCCAAGCTTCATGGACGCGAGCGCAGCACCCACGGCGATTGCATACGAGCCGCCGACGATGGCATTTGCCCCGAGATGCCCGGCGTGGAAGTCGGCGATGTGCATGCCGCCGCCACGACCCCGGCAATAGCCCTCTTCCTTCCCGAATAGCTCGGCCATGGTCCGGTTGAGGTGCTCCTGGATCGCGCAGTCCAGCAGTCCACGGGGATCACCAGGGTCGCCCTGCTGGTTCACGAACTCCATCAAGAACTTGGCGTCGGCATTTTCCAGGGCGTAAGCGCCTTTGGCGATGGAGTGGCCATGCCCGCGGTGGGTGCTGGTGATGTAGTCATCGCCACGCAGGGCGGATATTGCGCCGACCGCGACTGCCTCCTGCCCGATGGACAGGTGAGTGGCGCCGATGAACTTGTAACGGGTGAGGGGTTCGAACTTCCCGTTCTTGAGCTTGATGATCATCTCCTCGAAATTGCGGATGGTGAGCATGTACTCGAGGAGCTTCAGAGCATCGGTGCGGCCCAGACCCGCGGCCATGGCGCTCTTGAGATCGCCGTCGTACT
It encodes:
- a CDS encoding pyruvate dehydrogenase, with product MPRDIDVLPVFPRGEITFAPIPLFQYDGDLKSAMAAGLGRTDALKLLEYMLTIRNFEEMIIKLKNGKFEPLTRYKFIGATHLSIGQEAVAVGAISALRGDDYITSTHRGHGHSIAKGAYALENADAKFLMEFVNQQGDPGDPRGLLDCAIQEHLNRTMAELFGKEEGYCRGRGGGMHIADFHAGHLGANAIVGGSYAIAVGAALASMKLGQDRLCLCIVGDGATNNGIAHEAYNFASMAQFKQGCPVIFLIENNQYGMTGQERGEVTGVDYLARRGAGYNLQNMHAEVVNGMDVLAVRDAVSRAADLCRNGQGPVLLECMTYRYMGHSLSDTRETYRSQEEEDAWQKVDPIKLYATALVKHEVASKDEIRLIRDIARERIERATLFAYEAHDPDPSTIYEGLFADTTSDDLDPKWATPRESLVSEPFVQKRDAQGRILYRHAVIEALMEEMLRDKRVVLYGEDVADYGGAFQATKGLFEVFGRERVFNTAISEAAIIGTAAGASMAGLRPVVELMYIDFILMTMDQLGNQAAKNRYMFGGKAKLPMVVRTTIGGGKGYAGQHSQSLEAVATMFPGLKVIAPSTAYDVKGLLKSAIRDDNPVVFIEHQHCYTFTDEVPATDYTIPIGVARVGREGTDVTVVAYSWMYHRAMEAAALAEAEGISVEVVDPRTLVPLDVDTIAASVEKTGRLVCVVQAPSVGCFAEHIAYKVQERCFASLKKPARIVSAHDVPPPMAATLEEENLPTPEKILANIKALMV
- a CDS encoding HEAT repeat domain-containing protein; this translates as MNTGVYLDIRSGGTASTAGVGRGIVMFIAALLGPMCMAAPPGPGAPMMEPPAPMAPASENSDNSDAEHLGRFDQLASLPSRPTWAPLPLLRQDVAAVPLLLTALQSPDHAPRERAAFLLGQIGSPDATPALVRALNDDWRQVRIHAAIALGCMGDRRGMHGSIAALRGQPPWVRYYAALALWHIQGNDPTARRLIVRELRQALNGAPPVAVKAIEGALSTPYVAPPPVDDLPLKPAESPQMPEEQMWEQAADVLIAESDWWYHCGDYDQAIRCSEASILLDPDYVETYSVIAWLEWSMGRNVDAIGTLHRAIGAAPMDPDSWNALGFHYFNIGEYQKAEPPLSQAVALKGDHLAYRTYAHCLERLGKTEKSLAVWEELMKLRPGDGSVKLNYERVKAAVERQ